In Tachysurus fulvidraco isolate hzauxx_2018 chromosome 25, HZAU_PFXX_2.0, whole genome shotgun sequence, the following proteins share a genomic window:
- the mrpl32 gene encoding 39S ribosomal protein L32, mitochondrial, which translates to MSLTGFLRFLRHSLQYLESSLIQTAGFDRNLGPALALHGPSLLPQPQHIRGDDSPEPSFLDSIFWMAAPKKRRTIEVNRCRRRNPNKLIEVKANIEPCPECGNLKQKHVLCGFCYEKVQKETSRIRKQIEIMEGRPHNAPTVETVVLYDNETPRDVDKEKRIVERSRKRPSWFHP; encoded by the exons ATGTCACTTACAGGGTTTTTACGGTTTCTAAGACATTCTTTACAGTATCTGGAGTCCAGTTTAATACAGACTGCAGGGTTTGACAGGAATTTAG GTCCTGCTCTGGCTCTGCATGGACCCAGCCTTCTTCCTCAACCTCAGCACATAAGAGGTGATGACAGCCCTGAGCCCAGTTTCTTGGACAGCATTTTCTGGATGGCAGCACCCAAGAAGAGACGGACCATCGAGGTGAACCGCTGCAGAAGAAGGAACCCAAATAAACTCATTGAAGTCAAG GCGAACATCGAGCCATGTCCAGAGTGCGGGAACCTTAAACAGAAGCATGTTCTCTGTGGGTTCTGCTATGAGAAAGTCCAAAAGGAAACATCCAGAATTCGAAAGCAGATTGAAATCATGGAAGGCCGACCTCACAACGCGCCTACTGTGGAGACTGTGGTTCTGTATGACAACGAAACTCCTCGAGATGTAGACAAGGAGAAGAGAATAGTGGAGCGAAGCAGAAAACGCCCCTCTTGGTTTCACCCGTAA
- the psma2a gene encoding proteasome subunit alpha type-2: MAERGYSFSLTTFSPSGKLVQIEYALAAVAAGAPSVGIKAANGVVLATEKKQKSILYDEQSVHKVEPITKHIGMVYSGMGPDYRVLLRRARKLAQQYFLVYQEPIPTGQLVQRVASVMQEYTQSGGVRPFGVSLLIAGWDEDRPYLFQSDPSGAYFAWKATAMGKNYVNGKTFLEKRYNEDLELEDAIHTAILTLKESFEGQMTEDNIEVGICDEAGFRRLTPAEVKDYLAAIA; encoded by the exons ATGGCAGAAAGAGGTTACAGTTTCTCTCTAACGACATTTAG cCCTTCAGGGAAGCTGGTTCAGATTGAATATGCACTTGCAGCTGTTGCAGCAGGAGCTCCATCAGTTGGAATTAAAG CTGCCAATGGAGTAGTGTTGGCAACAGAGAAAAAGCAGAAGTCGATACTGTATGACGAACAGAGCGTCCACAAAGTAGAGCCCATAACCAAACACATCGGCATGGTGTACAGTGGGATGGGCCCAGACTACAG GGTTTTGTTGAGGAGAGCACGAAAGCTTGCTCAGCAGTACTTTCTGGTCTACCAAGAGCCAATTCCCACAGGCCAGCTCGTTCAGAGGGTTGCTTCAGTCATGCAAGAGTACACTCAATCAGG AGGTGTTCGTCCATTTGGTGTTTCTCTTCTAATCGCTGGCTGGGATGAAGATCGCCCGTACCTCTTCCAGTCTGATCCGTCG GGGGCATACTTTGCATGGAAAGCCACAGCAATGGGAAAGAACTATGTGAATGGAAAAACCTTCCTTGAAAAAAG ATACAACGAGGATCTGGAACTGGAAGATGCCATTCACACAGCTATTTTAACTCTCAAG GAAAGCTTCGAAGGCCAGATGACCGAGGACAACATCGAGGTGGGGATCTGCGACGAGGCCGGTTTCAGGCGACTGACTCCTGCAGAAGTGAAAGACTACCTAGCTGCTATTGCGTAA